CTGAGGATAAGGATTTAATGATTAGTCATACACATTTTGATCGGAGTGATGCCGATCAAGACATTAACTGTGTTTTTCCATTAGCACGACTTCGGGAACTAGCTGCTGAGGGAATCATCAAGGAGGTTGCGGCTAACCATTATGGTTTAATGGGGTATATTCCAAATACAGCTCCTCTTCTTGAAGAGTCCATTCCGTTCATTGTTCAGCAGTTACAAAATGATCAAGTGGATGCTGTCATTTTAAATCCTGGCTGATATATATGCCATCAATCCGTGGGATTGATTCAGAATGCAGTTGAACAGGCTGGGATCCCGACTATTTCTATTTCACACCTAGTTGATCTAACCAAAAAGGTCAGGGTTCCAAGGGCAATGCATTTACGTTTCCCTTTAGGACGTAGCTATGGGAAGGCGGGAGAAACAGAATTTCAAAGGCGGATTCTCCTAGATGCTATTCATTACTTGGGGGAAATCGCAGAACCGGAAACGATTATAAAACTTCCATATAAATGGAAAGGAAAAAGGGCAAAATGAGCATGCAATTAGCTAGAAAAATGCAAAAGCTACTTTGGCATACAAGATGGATTCTTTTAGTTGGAATCATGCTTTATAACCTGTATAGTTTTTTTTCAACTCTTAATTTAGAATTATATTTACGCGTGCATGGTTTTGGATTTGCTTTGTATTTTTGCCTCGGATTATTAGAGGGGTATTTTGAATGTAAAGGAAGTTGTAAACAGAAGTGATGATTAAAATAAAACAAATTCTTAGTGTAGTAATGATGTTTATTTTCATCTTATCAGGGTGTTCCAATAGTTCTAAGGATGTAAGTCAACAAAGTAATAAAAATATTTTAAATAAAGATTGGAAAAGTATCGCGGACCAGGCAAGTGGAACGAAAGTTAACTTTTTTATGTGGGGCGGGGACGAAGGAATTAATCAATATATAGATGATTGGGTTGCCCCCCGTTTGAAGAAGCAATATAATATTGAAGTAAAACGCTATCCAATGGATGCAAAAGAGTTTATTAATAAGTTAATGGTTGAAAAAAGGGCCGGGAAAAAATCCGGTGAGATGGATGTTCTTTGGATCAATGGGGAAAATTTTAAAACAGCCAAAGAACAAAATTTGTTGATGGGCCCAATTACGAAGGTTTTACCTAACTTTAACCAGTATGTAAATGTGGACAAGGCTGATACGAAGTATGACTTTGGGTTTCCTACGGAGGGGTATGAAGCTCCCTGGGGAAAGGTACAATTTGTTTTTGCCTATGATTCAAACAAAATCTCTCAACCTCCAAAATCGATTGATGAGCTGTTGGATTGGGTAAAGAAATACCCTGGGAAGTTTACTTATCCTGCTCCACCAGATTTTACAGGCAGTGCATTTATCCGCCATGTCTTACATGAAAAAAGTAAAAACTACAATGCGTATTTAAATAAATATGATGAATCATTAATTAAAAATGATGCAAATCAAGTATGGAAAGTTTTAAATGAAATGAAACCATATTTATGGAGAGAGGGAAAATCATATCCCCAGTCATTGTCACAATTGGAACAATTGTATACGAACGGAGAAGTATGGATGACAATGGGCTATGATGAAGCAAATGCCTCAAACTTAATCAAAAAAGGTGAATTTCCTGCCTCTACGAAAACTTTTGTACTTGATAAGGGAACTCTATCAAATACTCACTTTTTGGCTATTCCTTATAATGCTCCAAACCCTGCAGGGGCTTTGGTTCTCATTAACTTCCTTTTATCACCTTCTGCACAGCTGGAAAAGATGGATCTAAAGTATTGGGGTGAAAATACATCACTCTCTGTAGATCGGTTGTCGGAAAAAGATAAGAAAACAATGGATGCTATCGATAGAGGGCCGGCAACTCTTTCCCAGGAAGAGTTAGCAAATCATCGCGTACCTGAAATTGGTGCCGAATATGTCCAATGGCTTGACCGAGGATGGATGGACAATGTTGCGAATCACTAAGAATACCTTTCAAATAAAAAAATATAAAGGGCTGTTGGGGCTTCTCCCAGCCCTTTTGTTTATGTTGTGCTTTTTTATTGGTGGAATATTGCGGTCCCTTTATTTAAGTGTTAACAGTCAAACAGGGATGACCTCGTTATCACATCATGATTCGTTTTGGGCCTATAAGGAGCTTGCCAATCTCTCATTTGCCCATTCGCTTGGAGTAACAGCAGGAATAGCCTTATTGACCGCCCTGTTAGCGGGGATGATTGGCCTGCTTGCTGCGTTGTTTTTAGCTGCACGTTCATATCGATGGAAGTGGGTCTATATTCTACTCCAACTACCGATGGGAATCCCTCATTTATTAGCTGCCTATATCCTGATGCAAGTATTTATGCAAAGCGGTTGGTACTCACGGTTTGCCTTTCATTTAGGTTTAATCGATTCATTTGAAAATTTTCCAATCCTCATTCATGATGACTGGGGTATCGGCGTCATTCTGGCTTATCTATGGAAAGAAGTTCCGTTTATCGTCCTGCTCATTTATCCGTTCATTTTGAAATTACTTTCAGACTGGAAGGAGACATCGGCATCATTAGGAGCTTCCCTTACGCAAACTGTTCTTTGGGTTATCGTTCCGATGCTCATGCCGATATGGGCAGGAGGTATGTGGGTGGTCTTTGCATTTACGCTTGGAGCCTATGAGATTCCGGCTTTATTGGCACGAACATCTTTTGGGTCGGTCCCGGTAATGGCATGGCAGGAATACTCCCAGTTTGGATTAGACCGTCAGCCGATTGCCATTGCCATGAATATGATTTTAGCAGTGATCTCACTTATTACAGGCATCATTTTAATCTATTTGCAATTGAAGTGGTATAAACAGGGGAGAAGAGTATGG
The Neobacillus sp. PS3-40 genome window above contains:
- a CDS encoding glycine/sarcosine/betaine reductase selenoprotein B family protein, whose translation is MKLSGNRLIESIVGYRAKYMIHTNKGSIPFTKFTKPANESVVALITTAGVHLKSQPVFDVDAGDPTIRLIPRATEDKDLMISHTHFDRSDADQDINCVFPLARLRELAAEGIIKEVAANHYGLMGYIPNTAPLLEESIPFIVQQLQNDQVDAVILNPGUYICHQSVGLIQNAVEQAGIPTISISHLVDLTKKVRVPRAMHLRFPLGRSYGKAGETEFQRRILLDAIHYLGEIAEPETIIKLPYKWKGKRAK
- a CDS encoding ABC transporter substrate-binding protein; its protein translation is MIKIKQILSVVMMFIFILSGCSNSSKDVSQQSNKNILNKDWKSIADQASGTKVNFFMWGGDEGINQYIDDWVAPRLKKQYNIEVKRYPMDAKEFINKLMVEKRAGKKSGEMDVLWINGENFKTAKEQNLLMGPITKVLPNFNQYVNVDKADTKYDFGFPTEGYEAPWGKVQFVFAYDSNKISQPPKSIDELLDWVKKYPGKFTYPAPPDFTGSAFIRHVLHEKSKNYNAYLNKYDESLIKNDANQVWKVLNEMKPYLWREGKSYPQSLSQLEQLYTNGEVWMTMGYDEANASNLIKKGEFPASTKTFVLDKGTLSNTHFLAIPYNAPNPAGALVLINFLLSPSAQLEKMDLKYWGENTSLSVDRLSEKDKKTMDAIDRGPATLSQEELANHRVPEIGAEYVQWLDRGWMDNVANH
- a CDS encoding ABC transporter permease subunit — translated: MLRITKNTFQIKKYKGLLGLLPALLFMLCFFIGGILRSLYLSVNSQTGMTSLSHHDSFWAYKELANLSFAHSLGVTAGIALLTALLAGMIGLLAALFLAARSYRWKWVYILLQLPMGIPHLLAAYILMQVFMQSGWYSRFAFHLGLIDSFENFPILIHDDWGIGVILAYLWKEVPFIVLLIYPFILKLLSDWKETSASLGASLTQTVLWVIVPMLMPIWAGGMWVVFAFTLGAYEIPALLARTSFGSVPVMAWQEYSQFGLDRQPIAIAMNMILAVISLITGIILIYLQLKWYKQGRRVW